In Anaerolineales bacterium, the following proteins share a genomic window:
- a CDS encoding CU044_2847 family protein produces the protein MPTYIEYQVDENTTILIEASEDEAGGIVKVSREPREIAKIKAQKSFGDALKDIRAQAKVLLNEIEDLHVEEAEVKFGINTVGELGNMAIGKVGVGVNYEVTLKWKKPVTKSKK, from the coding sequence ATGCCTACCTACATTGAATATCAAGTGGATGAGAACACTACAATCCTCATCGAAGCTTCGGAAGATGAAGCAGGAGGTATTGTCAAGGTGTCGCGCGAGCCGAGGGAAATTGCCAAAATCAAAGCTCAAAAAAGTTTTGGAGATGCACTGAAAGATATAAGAGCTCAGGCTAAAGTTCTTCTAAATGAAATAGAAGATTTACATGTAGAGGAAGCAGAAGTCAAGTTTGGCATAAATACAGTTGGTGAGCTCGGGAACATGGCAATTGGTAAAGTTGGCGTGGGGGTTAACTATGAAGTGACTTTGAAGTGGAAAAAGCCGGTAACAAAATCTAAAAAATGA
- a CDS encoding sigma-70 family RNA polymerase sigma factor — MNEQALITDAQNGNLDAFNTLVLHYQDSVFNTALRILGDEDQAADASQEAFISAFKSISSFRGGSFKAWLMRTVTNACYDELRRQKRRPTTPLEPDANDGEEMDSPKWLADPNMTPAQQAEADEVEHAIQHCLDNLPLDFKTVVVMADIQGMDYTEVAAAIRVPLGTIKSRLARARLRLRECLQGFAELLPASYRLDEGAALSASK; from the coding sequence ATGAACGAACAAGCCCTCATCACCGACGCACAAAACGGCAACCTCGACGCCTTCAACACGCTCGTCTTGCATTATCAAGACAGCGTGTTCAACACCGCGCTCCGCATTCTCGGCGACGAAGACCAAGCCGCCGACGCCTCGCAAGAGGCGTTCATCTCCGCGTTCAAAAGCATTTCATCCTTTCGCGGCGGCTCGTTCAAAGCATGGCTCATGCGCACCGTCACCAACGCGTGCTACGACGAACTGCGCCGACAAAAACGCCGACCCACAACTCCGCTCGAACCCGACGCCAACGACGGCGAAGAAATGGATTCGCCCAAGTGGCTTGCCGACCCGAACATGACTCCCGCTCAACAAGCCGAAGCCGACGAAGTCGAACACGCCATTCAACACTGCCTCGATAATCTTCCGCTCGATTTCAAAACCGTCGTCGTGATGGCAGATATTCAAGGCATGGACTACACCGAAGTCGCCGCCGCCATCCGCGTTCCGCTCGGCACCATCAAGAGTCGCCTCGCCCGCGCACGCTTAAGATTACGTGAGTGCCTGCAAGGCTTCGCGGAACTTTTGCCCGCGTCCTATCGTCTGGATGAGGGCGCTGCACTGAGCGCGTCGAAGTGA
- a CDS encoding NUDIX hydrolase, translating into MSLSEFNFCPRCGASVKPELRFGRVRPVCPQCGWIHFVDPKVAAAVLVVRDDCVLLVRRVNEPHRGLWTLPAGFVNGGEDPAKAAERECLEETGLTVRVTRVFDIIAGREHPRGADFVIIYLAELIGGEMHADDDADAVEWFGKDNLPQLAFRATQNALESFYA; encoded by the coding sequence ATGTCACTCTCCGAATTTAATTTCTGCCCGCGTTGTGGCGCGTCGGTGAAGCCCGAATTGCGCTTTGGGCGCGTGCGACCCGTTTGCCCGCAGTGCGGGTGGATTCATTTTGTGGACCCGAAAGTTGCCGCGGCGGTGTTGGTCGTGCGCGATGATTGCGTGTTGCTCGTGCGGCGCGTCAACGAACCGCATCGCGGACTGTGGACATTGCCTGCGGGATTCGTCAACGGCGGCGAAGATCCCGCAAAAGCGGCAGAGCGTGAATGTTTGGAAGAGACAGGTCTCACCGTGCGCGTGACGCGGGTGTTCGATATCATCGCAGGGCGCGAGCATCCGCGTGGCGCGGACTTCGTCATCATTTATCTGGCGGAATTGATCGGCGGCGAAATGCACGCGGACGATGATGCCGATGCCGTTGAGTGGTTTGGCAAAGATAATCTGCCGCAACTTGCTTTTCGCGCCACGCAAAACGCGTTAGAATCTTTTTATGCTTGA
- the priA gene encoding primosomal protein N', with translation MTSFVQIVVNIPSVSGIFDYAIPESLAGTVGVGHLVIVPFGKQTVQGVVLRFVDQPSVREVKEVIELVDPEPVLTQAQIMLAEEMAKSTLAPLAAVVGLFLPIGLSQQVDTIYELRNANYQSQVDAKTISPKTQRLTIEDRILNLLRTRGALRGRQIDSHFAKVDWRKTAGFLVRKGVLSARSVLPPPRVRSKYIRVAQLAVTPEEAEAEMPNLGMKQTLARRQSALRFLIQQPEAVNVSWVYAESGCNFADLQELEERGLIRLFESEIFRDPLEKTGKQVNKETTKQVIELTPEQNFALNKITSAIRDTQYAVRSPFLLQGVTGSGKTEIYIRAAEEIIQRGKQAIILVPEIALTPQMVRRFLARFPGQVGLVHSKLSEGERYDTWRRARAGKLKVIIGARSALFAPLPNIGLIVVDECHDSSFHQAEPPFYHAVDAAQAYARLCGAVCVLGSATPTIEQRFESETNRIHKLDLPKRIVETGLPPVHIVDMRDELKTGQRGMFSRLLLRELASTLQRGEQAILFLNRRGTATYVFCRDCGTVLKCPNCDTPLTFHVEDKERMLCHHCGYERQKPKTCPQCGGKQIREYGLGSEKVEAEVNALFPKARTLRWDWDTTRQKDAHEMILTHFANHKADVLIGTQMLAKGLDLPMVTLVGIVLADVGLHLPDPFAGERVFQVLTQVAGRAGRSERGGKVILQTFDPENQVIQSAAKHDVNGFYEYELENRRRLGYPPFTRLVRLELRGQDQASTEKEARRVAEKISVNSDQLSVIGPVPCFFSKVAGFYRWQIVLRGSNPSESLRGIRLDGWRVEVDPISLL, from the coding sequence ATGACCTCCTTCGTTCAAATTGTTGTCAACATCCCTTCTGTTTCGGGGATTTTTGATTATGCCATTCCCGAATCCCTCGCAGGGACAGTTGGCGTCGGGCATCTTGTCATTGTCCCGTTTGGGAAGCAGACCGTGCAGGGAGTGGTCTTGCGCTTTGTTGACCAGCCGTCGGTGCGCGAGGTGAAGGAAGTCATCGAACTCGTTGACCCTGAACCTGTCTTGACTCAGGCGCAGATCATGTTGGCGGAGGAGATGGCGAAATCCACGCTGGCGCCGTTGGCAGCGGTGGTGGGATTGTTTTTGCCTATCGGACTAAGCCAACAAGTTGACACAATTTACGAATTGCGAAATGCCAATTACCAATCCCAGGTTGATGCGAAAACGATCAGCCCAAAGACTCAACGATTGACCATCGAAGATCGGATATTGAATCTGTTGCGAACGCGCGGCGCGTTGCGTGGACGACAAATCGACTCGCATTTCGCCAAAGTGGATTGGCGCAAGACGGCAGGATTTCTCGTGCGGAAAGGTGTGCTGTCGGCGCGGTCTGTGTTGCCGCCGCCGAGGGTGAGATCAAAATACATTCGGGTTGCCCAGCTTGCCGTCACGCCAGAGGAAGCGGAAGCCGAAATGCCGAATCTGGGGATGAAGCAAACATTGGCACGCAGGCAGTCCGCGCTGAGGTTTTTGATCCAACAACCCGAAGCGGTCAACGTCTCGTGGGTGTATGCCGAAAGCGGATGCAATTTCGCCGACTTGCAAGAACTCGAAGAGCGCGGCTTGATTCGATTGTTCGAGAGCGAGATATTTCGTGATCCGTTGGAGAAGACAGGAAAACAGGTAAACAAGGAAACAACTAAACAAGTAATTGAGTTGACCCCTGAACAAAATTTTGCGCTGAATAAAATCACAAGCGCAATACGTGATACGCAATACGCAGTACGCAGTCCCTTTCTCCTCCAAGGCGTGACAGGCTCAGGGAAAACCGAAATCTACATCCGCGCCGCCGAAGAGATCATCCAGCGCGGCAAACAGGCGATCATCCTCGTTCCCGAAATTGCGCTCACGCCGCAGATGGTTCGACGTTTTCTTGCGCGCTTCCCTGGGCAAGTTGGATTGGTTCATTCAAAATTATCGGAGGGCGAGCGCTACGACACGTGGCGGCGTGCGCGGGCGGGCAAACTCAAGGTCATCATCGGCGCGCGCAGCGCGTTGTTTGCGCCTCTGCCGAACATCGGTCTCATCGTTGTGGATGAATGTCACGACTCGTCGTTCCATCAGGCTGAGCCGCCGTTCTATCACGCGGTGGATGCGGCGCAGGCATACGCGCGTCTGTGCGGAGCGGTGTGCGTGCTCGGTTCCGCCACGCCGACGATTGAACAACGATTCGAATCGGAGACGAATCGAATCCATAAATTGGATTTACCCAAACGCATCGTCGAAACGGGATTGCCGCCCGTCCACATCGTGGACATGCGCGACGAATTGAAAACGGGTCAACGCGGGATGTTCAGTCGGCTTCTGCTTCGGGAGCTGGCCTCGACCCTCCAGCGCGGCGAGCAGGCGATCCTCTTCCTCAACCGCCGTGGGACCGCCACCTACGTGTTTTGCCGCGACTGCGGAACCGTGCTGAAATGTCCGAACTGCGACACGCCGCTCACATTCCACGTCGAAGACAAAGAACGGATGCTCTGCCATCACTGCGGATACGAAAGACAAAAGCCGAAGACCTGTCCGCAGTGTGGAGGCAAGCAGATCCGTGAGTATGGACTTGGCAGTGAAAAGGTCGAAGCGGAGGTCAACGCGTTGTTTCCCAAAGCGCGGACGCTTCGTTGGGACTGGGACACCACGCGTCAAAAAGACGCGCACGAGATGATTCTCACTCACTTCGCCAACCACAAAGCGGATGTGCTGATCGGCACTCAAATGCTCGCCAAAGGATTGGATTTGCCGATGGTCACTCTCGTTGGCATCGTGCTGGCGGACGTCGGCTTGCATCTGCCCGATCCATTTGCGGGGGAGCGCGTGTTTCAGGTGTTGACTCAAGTGGCGGGGCGTGCGGGGCGCAGTGAACGCGGCGGCAAGGTGATTCTGCAAACGTTCGACCCTGAGAATCAAGTCATCCAATCTGCGGCGAAACACGACGTGAACGGATTTTACGAATATGAATTGGAAAATCGCAGGCGGCTGGGCTACCCGCCGTTCACGCGTCTGGTGCGACTCGAGCTGAGAGGACAGGACCAAGCCTCCACGGAGAAAGAAGCGAGACGCGTCGCAGAGAAAATTTCAGTCAACAGTGATCAGTTATCAGTGATCGGACCCGTCCCGTGTTTCTTTTCTAAAGTGGCGGGGTTTTATAGATGGCAGATCGTCCTGCGCGGGTCGAACCCGTCCGAGTCCTTGCGAGGAATCCGATTGGATGGCTGGCGAGTGGAAGTTGACCCGATCAGTTTGCTATAA
- a CDS encoding trypsin-like peptidase domain-containing protein encodes MTQPEASILRVLKNNSVVGAAFLGANGIAVTCAHVIKAAGKTKGDLVTLKSANGEPINAVVISEFWRDVKAEDVAMLRIEESVLETLPLVFGSSEGTKGHVFSTFGFPQPSQQLMGRGEIVGYAYLNDIKLIQLRSEQVTPGFSGAPVFDENTQRVVGMIVAITPPDEYKRQGTTAFAIPSETIREICPELQVWDICPYLGLEAFTEETEEFFFGREALTKKLLSVLGEGCRFLAVFGPSGSGKSSVVRAGLLPALKNGQLSGSEKWVQITMRPADNPFEQIIAAGLDPTDISAYFKSHAGVQRILLFIDQLEELFTLCPDDVRERFTHDLATALENSRLIVILSMRDDFYSAFNSKAAPLAESDHLKIENVPGALKGDELIAMIERPAERVGLALEEGLIGLIIKDLTRDGEARSATLPLLEFALRQLWEKRRDGVLMHNTYQAIGGVTGSLARWADDAYSDLPKQDQTLAESLLTSLVHLGEEAQGLPDTRRRRTLAEFNQSTRRVTKYFTDKRLLVTSGETVELVHDALVREWGRLRSWLVDNRRFLYWRQKMDAKLQEWEKGDGELLRGRELAEAQGILKERRNDVLELSEYIRLSVSRQRRQRNIFIGIISTLLVVFGFLAFWGQGNAQDARNQAATAQANADAAATAQANAEQQAKVSRAGDLALFAISRLQNEPDLSLLIAIEANKVVQKPETEEALRLSLLESRLITEIKGHNGAVWNATYSPNGLYFVTTSTDKTAQVWDAKTYQPIGSPLPHEHFVERAAISQLCPDKQQYVLTASRDGTTIIWDLLSSKLIRQISNISPGWETYGVAISPDCKYIATANEHGMAILWDFAGNDLRIYYTGEDQIINTVEFSPDGKFILAASNDNNAYVWDVVANNKVVLEPKLKLVGHSGPVLSAAYSRSGAYIVTASQDKTARVWKVENGELFGELRGHTNEVWSADFSPDVNFIVTTSSDGSVRLWSTFIGVQIAEFRGHKGAVYSAEFSPDGKYLLTSSEDKTARVWEASRAIGNFYFHGNWLNDVDFSPDNKIFVTAGRDNKAIIWNIADHNLSVFTEGPYNLEKYLKITSQNLATELLHEDSVNSISFSPNGKFLVTSSGTEAIIWDVKTGNTIRKLIGHTEAINSAKYSPNGELLLTSSRYPDNTARIWNANTGELLTSYYGPDLLGGINDASFSPDGKYIVIAVNDGIASVWQVDTKKAEITSPVIELKGHTQAVLSAIYSHSGRYILTSGDNTARIWNANTGQIISILRGHKDVVYNASFDPKDQFVVTAGGDYRAIVWDSSTGKQLTELRDHAGPVVDAVFSPDGKYIVTASQDNIARLFSCDMCGSFEELLALAKARAPRELTCEERQIYLQENIACLTPTP; translated from the coding sequence ATGACACAACCAGAAGCCAGTATTCTCCGAGTATTGAAGAATAATTCTGTAGTCGGCGCAGCATTTTTGGGGGCTAACGGAATCGCTGTAACGTGTGCGCATGTTATTAAAGCTGCAGGGAAAACAAAAGGAGATTTGGTTACTTTGAAATCGGCAAATGGGGAACCAATAAATGCTGTTGTCATATCTGAATTTTGGCGTGATGTGAAGGCCGAAGATGTTGCGATGCTTCGCATTGAAGAATCGGTTTTAGAAACATTACCTCTTGTGTTTGGTTCTTCTGAAGGAACCAAAGGGCATGTATTCTCAACATTTGGGTTTCCGCAGCCATCCCAGCAATTAATGGGGCGAGGCGAAATCGTAGGCTATGCATACTTGAACGACATAAAACTCATACAACTGAGAAGCGAGCAAGTAACGCCAGGCTTTAGTGGCGCGCCTGTGTTCGATGAAAATACACAACGGGTGGTTGGAATGATTGTTGCCATAACGCCTCCCGATGAATACAAGCGTCAAGGCACAACAGCATTTGCAATTCCATCGGAAACCATTCGCGAAATTTGCCCTGAATTACAAGTTTGGGATATTTGTCCGTATCTTGGCCTTGAAGCCTTCACCGAAGAGACTGAAGAGTTTTTCTTTGGTCGCGAGGCGCTTACTAAAAAACTGTTGAGTGTTCTTGGAGAGGGGTGTCGCTTCTTAGCTGTTTTTGGTCCTTCGGGCAGCGGAAAATCATCAGTTGTGCGGGCAGGATTGCTTCCCGCATTAAAGAACGGCCAGTTATCTGGCAGTGAGAAATGGGTGCAGATCACAATGCGTCCAGCAGATAATCCCTTCGAGCAAATAATAGCAGCAGGTCTTGATCCAACTGATATCAGTGCATATTTTAAGTCACACGCCGGTGTACAACGCATCCTTTTGTTCATTGACCAGCTCGAAGAATTATTTACGCTGTGCCCTGACGATGTGCGGGAGCGTTTCACGCATGACTTGGCGACTGCTTTGGAAAACTCGAGGCTAATTGTCATTCTGTCCATGCGTGACGACTTTTACAGCGCCTTCAATTCCAAAGCCGCGCCGCTGGCTGAGTCTGATCATCTCAAAATTGAGAACGTGCCTGGGGCCCTGAAGGGAGATGAGCTGATAGCAATGATTGAGCGACCAGCCGAAAGGGTCGGCCTGGCGCTCGAAGAGGGTCTAATTGGATTGATCATCAAAGACCTGACGCGCGATGGTGAGGCGCGTAGTGCTACGCTTCCGTTGTTGGAGTTTGCATTGAGGCAGTTATGGGAAAAGCGCCGCGATGGCGTACTTATGCACAATACCTATCAAGCCATCGGTGGGGTGACAGGCAGTCTGGCGCGCTGGGCAGACGATGCCTATAGCGACCTGCCCAAACAGGATCAAACGCTCGCTGAAAGCTTGCTGACTTCGCTGGTACATCTTGGCGAGGAAGCGCAGGGATTGCCCGACACACGCAGGCGTCGGACGCTTGCAGAATTTAATCAATCCACCCGACGTGTGACCAAATATTTTACAGACAAACGGCTGCTGGTCACCAGTGGAGAGACGGTCGAGTTGGTCCACGACGCGTTGGTGCGTGAATGGGGCAGGTTGCGAAGCTGGCTGGTAGATAATCGCCGCTTCCTATATTGGCGTCAGAAAATGGATGCAAAATTACAAGAATGGGAGAAAGGAGATGGAGAATTATTACGTGGACGCGAACTGGCGGAAGCTCAAGGGATTTTGAAAGAACGTAGAAATGATGTACTGGAACTAAGTGAATATATACGTCTAAGTGTCAGTAGACAGCGTAGGCAGCGTAACATTTTTATCGGAATAATCTCAACTCTATTAGTTGTATTTGGATTTTTAGCATTTTGGGGGCAAGGTAATGCGCAGGATGCGCGAAATCAGGCGGCGACCGCACAGGCAAATGCAGATGCTGCAGCAACTGCGCAGGCAAATGCAGAACAACAAGCAAAAGTTTCCCGCGCTGGCGACTTGGCACTCTTTGCAATTTCACGCTTACAGAATGAACCGGACTTAAGTTTACTCATTGCAATTGAAGCGAACAAAGTGGTACAGAAACCTGAGACAGAAGAAGCGTTAAGATTATCCCTCCTAGAGTCGCGCCTCATTACCGAGATTAAAGGGCATAACGGCGCAGTATGGAATGCTACTTACTCCCCCAATGGTCTTTACTTTGTTACTACGAGTACTGATAAAACTGCTCAAGTCTGGGATGCCAAAACTTATCAGCCAATTGGATCGCCACTCCCACACGAACATTTTGTAGAAAGAGCGGCCATAAGTCAATTGTGTCCAGATAAACAGCAGTATGTACTAACGGCCAGTCGTGATGGAACAACAATAATTTGGGACTTGCTATCAAGCAAATTAATCAGACAGATCTCCAACATTAGTCCTGGTTGGGAAACATATGGGGTTGCAATTAGCCCGGACTGTAAATATATTGCAACGGCTAATGAACATGGAATGGCGATTTTATGGGATTTTGCAGGTAATGACTTAAGAATATACTACACAGGCGAGGATCAAATTATCAACACTGTAGAATTTAGTCCTGATGGTAAGTTCATTTTGGCTGCGAGCAACGATAACAATGCCTATGTGTGGGATGTTGTAGCAAATAATAAAGTAGTTTTAGAACCGAAACTCAAACTTGTTGGCCATTCTGGCCCAGTACTTTCTGCAGCCTACTCACGTTCAGGTGCCTATATCGTTACTGCAAGTCAAGATAAAACAGCGCGGGTATGGAAAGTTGAAAACGGTGAGCTTTTTGGGGAACTTAGAGGACATACCAATGAAGTATGGTCTGCAGATTTTAGCCCTGATGTAAACTTTATTGTGACAACCAGCTCAGATGGTTCCGTAAGATTATGGTCAACGTTTATCGGTGTGCAGATAGCAGAGTTTCGCGGTCATAAAGGAGCTGTCTACAGTGCAGAGTTCAGTCCTGATGGAAAATATCTTCTCACATCCAGTGAAGATAAAACTGCGCGTGTATGGGAAGCAAGTCGAGCAATTGGGAATTTTTATTTTCATGGGAATTGGTTGAATGATGTTGATTTTAGCCCTGATAATAAGATCTTTGTTACGGCCGGCCGAGATAATAAAGCAATAATTTGGAATATTGCTGATCATAATCTAAGCGTATTTACTGAAGGCCCATATAATTTAGAGAAATATCTGAAAATCACCTCTCAAAACTTGGCTACTGAGCTGCTGCACGAAGATTCAGTGAATAGTATAAGTTTTAGTCCAAATGGGAAATTTCTTGTTACATCCAGCGGCACCGAAGCAATAATTTGGGATGTAAAAACCGGTAATACTATAAGGAAACTTATCGGACACACAGAAGCAATAAATTCTGCCAAGTATAGCCCCAATGGAGAACTCTTACTGACTTCCAGCAGATATCCGGACAACACAGCTCGAATATGGAATGCCAACACGGGTGAGCTTCTAACTTCGTATTATGGTCCAGACCTTCTGGGAGGGATAAACGATGCCTCCTTCAGTCCAGATGGGAAGTATATTGTTATTGCTGTCAATGATGGCATCGCAAGTGTGTGGCAAGTAGACACCAAGAAAGCCGAAATCACCAGCCCGGTGATCGAGTTGAAGGGGCACACTCAGGCAGTTTTAAGCGCAATATATAGCCATAGCGGTAGATACATTCTCACCAGTGGTGACAATACGGCTAGAATTTGGAATGCCAACACAGGTCAGATCATAAGTATTCTCCGTGGGCACAAAGATGTAGTTTACAATGCATCATTTGACCCTAAAGACCAATTTGTAGTGACAGCCGGTGGAGATTACCGCGCTATCGTTTGGGATAGCAGCACGGGAAAGCAATTAACAGAATTGCGTGATCATGCTGGGCCAGTGGTGGACGCAGTATTTAGCCCCGACGGAAAATATATTGTTACGGCTAGCCAGGATAACATTGCGCGCCTCTTTAGTTGTGATATGTGTGGCTCTTTCGAAGAGCTATTAGCCTTAGCCAAAGCGCGCGCCCCACGGGAACTGACTTGCGAGGAACGACAAATCTATTTACAGGAGAATATCGCCTGCTTGACGCCAACTCCTTAA
- the amrB gene encoding AmmeMemoRadiSam system protein B produces the protein MLDVRLSPIAGTWYEGNEKTLARVVDKFLDEAQLPALSGEVVAIIAPHAGHRYSGAVAGYAFAAVRGLQPDLVAVISPFHNLSNYPLLTTAHDAYGTPLGNIEVDKAALAELSSHLEIPITPVYKDKEHSLEIELPFLQRALGGGKGDREGRPYKLLPIMIRAQEMDVAKKLGHALANVLKDKNALLVASTDLSHFYDQTTANMLDAEMLKRFESFEPESIFEAEQSGKAFACGHAAVAAVLWASRDLGASKVQILRHATSGDVTGDFSSVVGYGAGVVLKTKK, from the coding sequence ATGCTTGACGTGCGACTGTCGCCCATCGCTGGGACTTGGTATGAGGGGAATGAAAAAACGTTGGCTCGTGTTGTTGATAAATTTTTAGACGAAGCGCAACTGCCCGCGCTGAGTGGGGAGGTGGTGGCGATCATCGCGCCGCACGCAGGGCATCGCTATTCAGGCGCGGTGGCAGGATACGCCTTCGCCGCCGTCCGCGGCTTGCAACCTGATCTGGTCGCGGTGATTTCTCCTTTTCATAATTTATCGAATTACCCGTTGCTGACCACCGCACACGACGCATACGGCACTCCGCTCGGCAACATCGAAGTGGACAAAGCCGCGTTGGCTGAGTTGTCGTCGCATCTCGAAATTCCCATCACGCCCGTTTATAAGGATAAGGAACATTCGCTGGAAATTGAATTGCCATTCTTGCAACGCGCGTTGGGTGGAGGCAAGGGCGACCGTGAAGGTCGCCCCTACAAGTTATTGCCCATCATGATTCGTGCGCAAGAAATGGATGTGGCGAAAAAATTAGGTCATGCGTTGGCGAATGTGTTGAAAGACAAAAACGCGTTGCTTGTCGCCTCCACTGATCTCTCCCACTTCTACGACCAAACTACCGCCAACATGCTCGACGCCGAGATGCTCAAGCGATTCGAGTCGTTCGAGCCAGAATCCATTTTTGAAGCGGAGCAATCTGGCAAAGCCTTCGCCTGCGGACATGCCGCCGTCGCCGCGGTGTTGTGGGCTTCGCGCGACCTAGGCGCGAGCAAGGTGCAAATTCTACGTCACGCCACCTCAGGCGATGTGACAGGAGATTTTTCGTCCGTTGTGGGGTATGGGGCGGGAGTGGTGTTGAAAACGAAAAAGTAG